AGCTTGCAAGAGATATGGCCCGGAAGGGAAGAAAGAGAGTGGAAGATTATTTTGACTGGATCGCAATCGCTAAACAAGTAGAAGGATTGTACAAATCATTATTGTAATGAAGGATAAGCCATCGAGCTCATCGTTTGTTAAAACTGATCTCACATCAGGGAAGCAGAAGAATAAGATTGACTTATGCAGAAGATTTTCCTTGGACCCTAAAAAACCCTTGTTTTCGTTTATCGGAAGACTGGTCGGGGAAAAGGGGGCCGATTTGCTCCCGGGAATTGTTTATAAAGCTTTACTCCGTCAGGAAATAAGCATTTTAATATTAGGTGAGGGAAAAGCAGAAATCACCGCAGAATTAAGTTCATTGAATGTTCATTTTAAATCAGATTTGGCTTGTATTACAGGATTTGATGAGGTTCTTGCGCATCAAATATATGCAGGGTCAGATTTTCTTCTTATGCCTT
This DNA window, taken from Lutimonas zeaxanthinifaciens, encodes the following:
- a CDS encoding glycogen synthase, with the translated sequence MKDKPSSSSFVKTDLTSGKQKNKIDLCRRFSLDPKKPLFSFIGRLVGEKGADLLPGIVYKALLRQEISILILGEGKAEITAELSSLNVHFKSDLACITGFDEVLAHQIYAGSDFLLMPSRTEPCGLNQMYAMRYGTIPIVRRTGGLNDTVMDIGDGGFGICHVQASVKDVTDSINRAIELFGKKKKLLEIRKKCMRIDHSWNKSAQEYLNLYKSLTH